A region from the Nocardioides coralli genome encodes:
- a CDS encoding glutamate synthase subunit beta encodes MADPKGFLRHGREVAPRRPVEERVQDWNEVYPDGIGRALLPIVNTQAGRCMDCGIPFCHQGCPLGNLIPEWNDLVWRDDWDGAIERLHATNNFPEFTGRLCPAPCEPACVLGINQDPVTIKNVEVSIIDRAWESGAVRPQPPEWLSGKTVAVIGSGPAGLAAAQQLTRAGHTVAVYERADKLGGLLRYGIPQFKMEKTHLDRRLDQMRREGTVFRAGIDVGSEDLTWERLRDRYDAVVLAIGSTIGRDLPVTGRELGGIHQAMDYLPQGNRASLGEEVPDQIRADGKHVVIIGGGDTGADCLGTAHRQGAASVTQLEILAQPPEHRPAGQPWPTYPAVFRVSSAHEEGGDRVYAVSTQEFLGDEHGDVRALRLVEVDEKFQPVEGTEREIPAELVLLAMGFVGPEADGAVAGLGVELDGRGNIVRDDSYATSVPGVFVAGDAGRGQSLIVWAIAEGRAAAAAVDAHLTGSTNLPSPIAPTERSLTA; translated from the coding sequence ATGGCTGACCCCAAGGGATTCCTCCGGCACGGCCGTGAGGTCGCCCCGCGGCGCCCGGTCGAGGAGCGGGTCCAGGACTGGAACGAGGTCTACCCCGACGGCATCGGTCGCGCGCTGCTGCCGATCGTCAACACCCAGGCGGGTCGCTGCATGGACTGCGGCATCCCCTTCTGCCACCAGGGCTGCCCGCTGGGCAACCTGATCCCGGAGTGGAACGACCTGGTGTGGCGTGACGACTGGGACGGCGCCATCGAGCGACTCCACGCCACCAACAACTTCCCCGAGTTCACCGGGCGGCTGTGCCCTGCTCCCTGCGAGCCGGCGTGCGTGCTCGGGATCAACCAGGACCCGGTCACGATCAAGAACGTCGAGGTGTCGATCATCGACCGGGCGTGGGAGTCCGGGGCGGTGCGGCCCCAGCCGCCGGAGTGGCTCTCGGGGAAGACGGTCGCGGTCATCGGCTCGGGGCCGGCGGGGCTGGCCGCGGCCCAGCAGCTGACCCGAGCCGGTCACACGGTCGCCGTCTACGAGCGCGCCGACAAGCTCGGCGGTCTGCTGCGCTACGGCATCCCGCAGTTCAAGATGGAGAAGACCCACCTCGACCGGCGGCTCGACCAGATGCGCCGCGAGGGGACGGTCTTCCGGGCGGGCATCGACGTCGGGTCGGAGGACCTGACCTGGGAGCGGCTGCGCGACCGGTACGACGCGGTCGTCCTCGCGATCGGCTCGACGATCGGTCGTGACCTCCCGGTCACGGGCCGCGAGCTGGGTGGGATCCACCAGGCCATGGACTACCTGCCGCAGGGCAACCGTGCGTCCCTGGGCGAGGAGGTCCCGGACCAGATCCGTGCCGACGGCAAGCACGTCGTCATCATCGGCGGCGGCGACACGGGCGCCGACTGCCTCGGGACGGCCCACCGGCAGGGCGCCGCCAGCGTCACCCAGCTGGAGATCCTGGCTCAGCCGCCTGAGCACCGCCCGGCGGGACAGCCGTGGCCGACGTACCCCGCGGTCTTCCGGGTCTCCTCGGCTCACGAGGAGGGTGGCGACCGGGTCTACGCGGTCTCGACCCAAGAGTTCCTCGGCGACGAGCACGGCGACGTCCGCGCGCTGCGACTGGTCGAGGTGGACGAGAAGTTCCAGCCCGTCGAGGGCACCGAGCGCGAGATCCCGGCCGAGCTGGTGCTGCTGGCGATGGGGTTCGTGGGCCCCGAGGCCGACGGCGCGGTCGCGGGCCTCGGTGTCGAGCTGGACGGGCGCGGCAACATCGTCCGCGACGACAGCTACGCCACCAGCGTTCCCGGCGTCTTCGTCGCCGGTGACGCGGGGCGAGGGCAGTCGCTCATCGTGTGGGCGATCGCGGAGGGCCGCGCGGCGGCTGCCGCCGTCGACGCGCACCTCACGGGATCGACGAACCTGCCGAGCCCCATCGCACCGACCGAGCGGTCGCTCACCGCCTGA
- the gltB gene encoding glutamate synthase large subunit yields the protein MSLLPAFPPPAQSAQGLYDPRFEHDACGVAFVATLTGEPSHDIVAKALTALRNLDHRGAAGAEPNSGDGAGLLMQVPDAFLREVVEVDLPPVGSYAVGTAFLPGDAENVAKNRRLIEELAAEENLAVLGWRDVPVNPDVLGATARSVMPTFSQLFVAGAGARVAGMALERQAFCLRKRAEKETDAYFPSLSTRTLVYKGMLTTDQLDHFYPDLVDERIASALAVVHSRFSTNTFPSWPLAHPFRFIAHNGEINTVMGNRNWMRAREALLRSDLIPGDLERLYPICTPGASDSASFDEVLELLHIGGRSLPHAVLMMIPEAWENHEEMDAQRRAFYEFHASMMEPWDGPACVVFTDGTQIGAVLDRNGLRPSRYWVTDDGLVVLASEVGVLDIDPATVVRKGRLQPGRMFLVDTDEHRVIEDEEIKSALAAEHPYDEWLHAGLIHLDDIPEREHIVHTHASVTRRQQIFGYTEEELRILLTPMANAGAEPIGSMGTDTPIAALSDRPRLLFDYFSQLFAQVTNPPLDAIREELVTSLAGTIGPEANLLEPVPASCRQVVLPFPVISNDDLAKIRHINRDGDMPGFITHVVRGLYDVEGGGRAMAERIDEICTEVSQAIADGARVIVLSDRHSTQELAPVPSLLLTGAIHHHLVREKTRTQVGLLVEAGDVREVHHVALLIGYGAAAVNPYLAMESVEDLARDGFYVKTEPEVAVANLIKGLGKGVLKVMSKMGVSTVASYTGAQIFEAVGLSQAVVDRYFTGTTSKLGGVELDTIAEEVARRHAVAYPTSGIAPAHRQLAIGGEYQWRREGEPHLFDPETVFRLQHSTRTGQYDVFKQYTSRVDEQSERLMTLRGLFRFKLDRPSVPIEEVEPVSEIVRRFSTGAMSYGSISREAHETLAVAMNRLGAKSNTGEGGEDSDRLHDPERRSAIKQVASGRFGVTAEYLTNSDDIQIKMAQGAKPGEGGQLPGNKVYPWVARTRHSTPGVGLISPPPHHDIYSIEDLAQLIHDLKNANPSARIHVKLVSEVGVGTVAAGVSKAHADVVLISGHDGGTGASPLTSLKHAGGPWELGLAETQQTLLLNGLRDRIVVQTDGQLKTGRDVVIAALLGAEEYGFATAPLVVSGCIMMRVCHLDTCPVGVATQNPVLRERYSGKPEFVVTFFEYIAEEVRELLAELGFRTLDEAIGHVDALDVQAAVDHWKASGLDLAPILFQASPHGEFGQFDDQDLHCTRSQDHGLDRALDNELIRIAAPALESGEPVRAQVDVRNVNRTVGTMLGHEVTKRYRGDGLPEGTVDITMLGSAGQSFGAFLPAGITLRLEGDANDYVGKGISGGRLVIRPDRAATFSSQDQVIAGNTIAYGATSGEVFLRGQVGERCCVRNSGATVVTEGVGDHGCEYMTGGRVVVLGPTGRNFAAGMSGGYAFVLDLAEQRVNPEFVELAPVGEKAEELRDLVHRFEEETGSEVARGLLETWDDAVARFTLVMPRDFKRVLDVRATAEAEGLSEDQTNERIMEVLHG from the coding sequence GTGTCGCTCCTGCCCGCGTTCCCGCCGCCCGCGCAATCTGCTCAGGGCCTCTACGATCCCCGTTTCGAGCACGACGCCTGTGGCGTCGCCTTCGTCGCGACGCTGACGGGGGAGCCCAGTCACGACATCGTCGCGAAGGCGCTGACCGCCCTGCGCAACCTCGACCACCGCGGTGCCGCGGGTGCCGAGCCGAACTCCGGTGACGGTGCCGGGCTGCTCATGCAGGTCCCGGACGCGTTCCTGCGCGAGGTGGTCGAGGTCGACCTCCCGCCCGTCGGCTCCTACGCGGTCGGCACGGCCTTCCTGCCGGGCGACGCCGAGAACGTGGCCAAGAACCGGCGCCTGATCGAGGAGCTCGCAGCCGAGGAGAACCTGGCGGTGCTCGGCTGGCGCGACGTCCCGGTGAACCCCGACGTGCTGGGGGCCACGGCACGCAGCGTGATGCCGACGTTCAGCCAGCTGTTCGTCGCCGGAGCCGGCGCCCGGGTCGCCGGGATGGCGCTGGAGCGCCAGGCGTTCTGCCTGCGCAAGCGCGCGGAGAAGGAGACCGACGCCTACTTCCCCTCGCTGTCGACGCGCACCCTGGTCTACAAGGGGATGCTGACCACCGACCAGCTCGACCACTTCTACCCCGACCTGGTCGACGAGCGGATCGCCTCGGCGCTGGCCGTCGTCCACTCGCGGTTCTCCACCAACACCTTCCCGAGCTGGCCCCTGGCGCACCCCTTCCGGTTCATCGCCCACAACGGCGAGATCAACACGGTCATGGGCAACCGCAACTGGATGCGGGCCCGCGAGGCGCTGCTGCGCTCCGACCTGATCCCGGGCGACCTCGAGCGGCTCTACCCCATCTGCACACCGGGTGCCTCCGACTCGGCCTCGTTCGACGAGGTGCTGGAGCTGCTCCACATCGGTGGTCGCTCGCTGCCCCACGCGGTGCTGATGATGATCCCCGAGGCGTGGGAGAACCACGAGGAGATGGACGCGCAGCGCCGCGCCTTCTACGAGTTCCACGCCTCGATGATGGAGCCGTGGGACGGCCCGGCCTGCGTCGTCTTCACCGACGGCACCCAGATCGGCGCGGTGCTCGACCGCAACGGGCTGCGGCCCTCCCGCTACTGGGTGACCGACGACGGACTGGTGGTGCTGGCCTCCGAGGTCGGCGTCCTCGACATCGACCCGGCCACCGTGGTGCGCAAGGGCCGGCTGCAGCCGGGACGGATGTTCCTCGTCGACACCGACGAGCACCGCGTCATCGAGGACGAGGAGATCAAGTCCGCGCTGGCTGCCGAGCACCCGTATGACGAGTGGCTCCACGCCGGCCTGATCCACCTCGACGATATCCCCGAGCGCGAGCACATCGTCCACACGCACGCGTCGGTGACCCGCCGCCAGCAGATCTTCGGCTACACCGAGGAGGAGCTGCGGATCCTGCTGACCCCGATGGCCAACGCGGGCGCCGAGCCGATCGGTTCCATGGGTACCGACACCCCGATCGCAGCCCTGAGCGACCGGCCCCGGCTGCTGTTCGACTACTTCAGCCAGCTCTTCGCCCAGGTGACCAACCCGCCGCTCGACGCGATCCGGGAGGAGCTGGTGACCTCCCTGGCCGGCACGATCGGCCCCGAGGCCAACCTGCTCGAGCCGGTCCCGGCGTCCTGCCGGCAGGTGGTGCTGCCGTTCCCGGTGATCTCCAACGACGACCTGGCCAAGATCCGTCACATCAACCGTGACGGCGACATGCCGGGATTCATCACCCACGTCGTGCGCGGGCTCTACGACGTCGAGGGCGGCGGCCGTGCGATGGCCGAGCGCATCGACGAGATCTGCACGGAGGTGTCGCAGGCCATCGCCGACGGCGCCCGCGTCATCGTGCTGTCCGACCGCCACTCGACCCAGGAGCTGGCGCCCGTCCCGTCGCTCCTGCTCACCGGTGCGATCCACCACCACCTGGTGCGCGAGAAGACCCGCACGCAGGTCGGCCTCCTGGTCGAGGCAGGCGACGTGCGCGAGGTCCACCACGTCGCCCTGCTCATCGGCTACGGCGCCGCGGCGGTCAACCCCTACCTGGCGATGGAGTCGGTGGAGGACCTCGCCCGCGACGGCTTCTACGTCAAGACCGAGCCCGAGGTGGCGGTCGCCAACCTCATCAAGGGACTCGGCAAGGGCGTCCTCAAGGTGATGTCGAAGATGGGCGTCTCGACGGTGGCGTCCTACACCGGGGCCCAGATCTTCGAGGCCGTCGGGCTTTCGCAGGCCGTGGTCGACCGCTACTTCACCGGGACCACCTCGAAGCTGGGTGGCGTCGAGCTGGACACCATCGCCGAGGAGGTGGCGCGCCGGCACGCGGTCGCCTACCCGACCTCGGGCATCGCGCCTGCCCACCGGCAGCTGGCGATCGGCGGGGAGTACCAGTGGCGACGTGAGGGCGAGCCCCACCTCTTCGACCCGGAGACCGTGTTCCGGCTGCAGCACTCCACGCGCACCGGTCAGTACGACGTGTTCAAGCAGTACACGAGCCGGGTCGACGAGCAGTCCGAGCGGCTGATGACGCTGCGGGGGCTGTTCCGCTTCAAGCTCGACCGGCCCTCCGTCCCGATCGAGGAGGTCGAGCCGGTCTCCGAGATCGTCCGGCGTTTCTCCACCGGGGCGATGTCCTACGGGTCGATCAGCCGCGAGGCCCACGAGACGCTCGCGGTTGCCATGAACCGGCTGGGTGCCAAGTCCAACACGGGGGAGGGGGGCGAGGACTCCGACCGGCTGCACGACCCGGAGCGACGGTCGGCGATCAAGCAGGTCGCCTCCGGCCGGTTCGGCGTCACCGCTGAGTACCTCACGAACTCCGACGACATCCAGATCAAGATGGCGCAGGGCGCCAAGCCCGGCGAGGGTGGGCAGCTGCCCGGCAACAAGGTCTACCCGTGGGTGGCCAGGACCCGGCACTCCACCCCGGGCGTGGGGCTGATCAGCCCGCCGCCGCACCACGACATCTACTCGATCGAGGACCTGGCACAGCTGATCCACGACCTCAAGAACGCCAATCCATCGGCCCGGATCCACGTCAAGCTCGTCTCCGAGGTGGGGGTCGGCACCGTGGCGGCCGGGGTGTCCAAGGCGCATGCCGATGTCGTCCTGATCTCAGGGCACGACGGCGGCACCGGCGCGTCGCCGCTGACCTCCCTCAAGCACGCCGGCGGCCCCTGGGAGCTGGGGCTGGCGGAGACCCAGCAGACCCTGCTCCTCAACGGCCTGCGCGACCGGATCGTCGTGCAGACCGACGGCCAGCTCAAGACCGGCCGCGACGTCGTGATCGCGGCCCTGCTCGGCGCCGAGGAGTACGGCTTCGCCACGGCGCCGCTGGTCGTGTCCGGCTGCATCATGATGCGGGTCTGCCACCTCGACACCTGCCCCGTGGGGGTCGCCACCCAGAACCCGGTGCTCCGCGAGCGCTACAGCGGGAAGCCGGAGTTCGTGGTCACCTTCTTCGAGTACATCGCAGAAGAGGTCCGCGAGCTGCTGGCCGAGCTCGGCTTCCGCACCCTCGACGAGGCCATCGGTCACGTCGACGCGCTCGACGTGCAGGCCGCGGTCGACCACTGGAAGGCCTCGGGGCTCGACCTGGCGCCGATCCTGTTCCAGGCCTCACCCCACGGTGAGTTCGGGCAGTTCGACGACCAGGACCTCCACTGCACGCGGTCCCAGGACCACGGCCTGGACCGGGCGCTCGACAACGAGCTCATCCGCATCGCCGCTCCCGCGCTGGAGTCCGGTGAGCCGGTGCGGGCCCAGGTCGACGTCCGCAACGTCAACCGCACTGTCGGCACGATGCTGGGCCACGAGGTCACCAAGCGCTACCGAGGCGACGGCCTTCCGGAGGGGACCGTCGACATCACGATGCTGGGCTCCGCCGGCCAGTCGTTCGGAGCGTTCCTGCCCGCCGGCATCACGCTGCGGCTGGAGGGTGACGCCAACGACTACGTCGGCAAGGGCATCTCCGGCGGGCGGCTCGTCATCCGGCCCGACCGGGCGGCGACGTTCAGCTCCCAGGACCAGGTGATCGCCGGCAACACGATCGCCTACGGCGCGACCTCCGGGGAGGTCTTCCTGCGCGGCCAGGTGGGGGAGCGGTGCTGCGTGCGCAACAGTGGCGCGACCGTCGTCACCGAGGGCGTGGGCGACCACGGCTGCGAGTACATGACGGGCGGCCGGGTCGTGGTGCTCGGCCCGACCGGACGCAACTTCGCGGCCGGCATGTCCGGCGGCTACGCCTTCGTGCTCGACCTCGCCGAGCAGCGGGTCAACCCCGAGTTCGTGGAGCTCGCCCCCGTGGGGGAGAAGGCCGAGGAGCTGCGCGACCTGGTGCACCGGTTCGAGGAGGAGACCGGGTCGGAGGTCGCCCGTGGGCTGCTCGAGACCTGGGACGACGCGGTCGCCAGGTTCACGCTGGTGATGCCGCGGGACTTCAAGCGCGTGCTCGACGTCCGGGCCACCGCGGAGGCCGAGGGCCTCTCCGAGGACCAGACGAACGAACGGATCATGGAGGTGCTGCATGGCTGA
- the lgt gene encoding prolipoprotein diacylglyceryl transferase → MTVWSIPSPSQGSWDLGVFELRGYAIAIILGIVAAIWISERRWVARGGESGEISDLALWAVPFGLVGGRLYHVLTDYELYFGEGQNPVTALYVWRGGLGIWGAIALGALGVVIGARLRGIRVLPVLDAMAPGVLVAQALGRWGNWFNQELFGRPTDLPWALEIDRDHRPLGYLDQATFHPTFLYESLWALAAAAVLVWADRWARLGHGRVVALYVMLYTLGRGWIEWLRIDEVQMSDVLGLRLNVWTSIVLFVVAAAYFWWSARRHPGREPDVRVARDDAGSAATE, encoded by the coding sequence ATGACCGTGTGGAGCATCCCCAGTCCGAGCCAGGGCTCCTGGGACCTCGGGGTCTTCGAGCTGCGGGGCTACGCGATCGCGATCATCCTCGGCATCGTCGCGGCGATCTGGATCAGCGAGCGACGCTGGGTCGCCCGCGGCGGGGAGTCGGGGGAGATCTCGGACCTCGCCCTGTGGGCGGTGCCCTTCGGCCTGGTCGGCGGTCGTCTCTACCACGTGCTCACCGACTACGAGCTCTACTTCGGCGAGGGCCAGAACCCCGTCACCGCGCTCTACGTGTGGCGGGGCGGCCTCGGGATCTGGGGCGCCATCGCCCTGGGGGCCCTGGGCGTCGTGATCGGTGCCCGGCTCCGCGGTATCCGGGTGCTCCCGGTTCTCGACGCGATGGCGCCCGGCGTGCTGGTCGCCCAGGCGCTGGGTCGCTGGGGGAACTGGTTCAACCAGGAGCTGTTCGGGCGCCCGACCGACCTCCCGTGGGCCCTGGAGATCGACCGGGACCACCGCCCGCTGGGCTACCTCGACCAGGCCACGTTCCACCCCACGTTCCTCTACGAGTCGCTGTGGGCCCTGGCGGCCGCCGCCGTCCTCGTGTGGGCGGACCGCTGGGCCCGGCTCGGGCACGGCCGCGTGGTCGCCCTCTACGTGATGCTCTACACCCTGGGGCGCGGCTGGATCGAGTGGCTGCGGATCGACGAGGTCCAGATGTCGGACGTGCTCGGGCTGCGCCTCAACGTGTGGACCTCGATCGTGCTGTTCGTCGTCGCGGCGGCGTACTTCTGGTGGTCGGCGCGCCGGCATCCCGGCCGCGAGCCCGACGTCCGGGTGGCGCGAGACGACGCCGGGAGCGCCGCGACGGAGTGA
- a CDS encoding SCO family protein, with translation MATLVAAALLTGCGGGGPATTDYSGAVLTDPYVVPDTALTATDGSRFSLAGDTDRRLTLVFFGYVNCPDICHTVMSNLTAGLTRLDPADRDQVDVVFVTTDPARDTRQALGDYLARYDPGFVGLTGDLATISDIGLDLGVAVEQGEKLPSGGYEVTHGTQVIGVDSDDRAPIVWTEGTSASEFADDIHLLLNGDV, from the coding sequence ATGGCGACCCTGGTCGCCGCCGCGCTCCTGACCGGGTGTGGCGGCGGCGGGCCGGCGACGACCGACTACAGCGGCGCGGTGCTGACCGACCCCTACGTCGTCCCCGACACCGCGCTCACGGCCACCGACGGCTCCCGGTTCTCCCTCGCGGGTGACACCGACCGTCGGCTCACGCTCGTCTTCTTCGGCTACGTCAACTGCCCCGACATCTGCCACACGGTGATGTCCAACCTGACCGCGGGCCTGACGCGACTCGACCCGGCCGACCGGGATCAGGTCGACGTGGTCTTCGTGACCACCGATCCGGCCCGTGACACCCGGCAGGCGCTGGGCGACTACCTCGCGCGCTACGACCCAGGATTCGTGGGGCTGACCGGCGACCTCGCGACCATCTCCGACATCGGGCTCGACCTCGGCGTGGCCGTCGAGCAGGGGGAGAAGCTCCCCAGCGGCGGCTACGAGGTCACCCACGGCACCCAGGTGATCGGCGTCGACTCCGACGACCGGGCACCCATCGTCTGGACCGAGGGGACCTCGGCCTCCGAGTTCGCCGACGACATCCATCTCCTGCTGAACGGGGACGTCTGA
- the trpA gene encoding tryptophan synthase subunit alpha, which produces MSVSDAFTRAKEEDRAALVGYLPAGFPDVDGGIEALTTMVDAGCDVIEVGLPYSDPVMDGPTIQAAAQQALDGGVRIRDVLRTVEAVAATGVPTVVMTYWNPVDRYGVARFAADLASAGGAGLITPDLTPDSGADWIAAAESNDLDRIFLVAPSSTDARIAMTTAACRGFVYATAVMGVTGAREATSDLAGPLVARTKAVTDLPVAVGLGVSSGAQAAEVAAYADGVIVGSAFVRTILDHPGDRAAGLGALRALTEDLAGGVRGA; this is translated from the coding sequence ATGAGTGTCAGCGACGCGTTCACGCGGGCCAAGGAGGAGGATCGGGCGGCCCTCGTGGGCTACCTCCCGGCGGGCTTCCCCGACGTCGACGGCGGCATCGAAGCCCTCACCACGATGGTCGACGCCGGCTGTGACGTCATCGAGGTGGGGCTGCCCTACAGCGACCCCGTCATGGACGGGCCGACCATCCAGGCCGCGGCCCAGCAGGCCCTCGACGGTGGGGTCCGGATCCGCGACGTGCTGCGCACGGTCGAGGCCGTCGCCGCGACGGGGGTCCCCACCGTGGTGATGACCTACTGGAACCCCGTCGACCGCTACGGGGTCGCGCGCTTCGCGGCCGACCTCGCCTCCGCGGGCGGTGCCGGGCTGATCACCCCCGACCTCACCCCGGACAGCGGTGCCGACTGGATCGCTGCCGCCGAGAGCAACGACCTCGACCGCATTTTCCTGGTCGCGCCGAGCTCCACCGACGCCCGCATCGCGATGACGACCGCGGCGTGCCGCGGCTTCGTCTATGCCACGGCCGTGATGGGCGTGACCGGTGCCCGCGAGGCGACCAGCGACCTCGCCGGCCCACTGGTGGCCCGGACGAAGGCGGTGACCGACCTCCCGGTGGCGGTCGGGCTCGGCGTCAGCAGCGGGGCCCAGGCCGCCGAGGTGGCGGCGTACGCCGACGGCGTGATCGTCGGCTCGGCGTTCGTCCGCACGATCCTGGACCACCCCGGGGACCGCGCGGCCGGGCTCGGCGCCCTCCGGGCGCTCACCGAGGACCTCGCCGGAGGCGTGCGGGGTGCGTAG
- the trpB gene encoding tryptophan synthase subunit beta, which produces MTTAWDADERGYFGEWGGRYMPEALVAALDELDAAWRDASADPGFRGEFEAILRDFANTPSPLYHASRLSEQLGVTVLLKREDLNHTGAHKIRNVLGQALLTRRMGKKRVIAETGAGQHGVAAATAAAYFGLDCTVYMGEVDTRRQALNVARMKLLGATVVPVSSGSATLKDAINEALRDWVASVDHTAYLFGTAAGPHPFPSMVRDLCRGIGDEARQQCLDQLGRLPDAIAACVGGGSNAIGLFTAFLDDPEVAILGMEPAGDGVETGRHAATISAGAAGVLHGARTFILQDEDGQTQESHSISAGLDYPGVGPQHAHLAASGRATYVPITDAQAMDAMALLSRTEGIIPAIESAHALAGAFDVARRLADEKGPEAVVLVNLSGRGDKDMGTAIEWFDLDKPTGGPVG; this is translated from the coding sequence ATGACGACCGCTTGGGACGCCGACGAGCGCGGCTACTTCGGCGAGTGGGGCGGCCGCTACATGCCCGAGGCACTGGTGGCGGCGCTCGACGAGCTCGACGCCGCGTGGCGCGACGCCTCAGCCGACCCCGGCTTCCGCGGAGAGTTCGAGGCGATCCTGCGCGACTTCGCCAACACCCCGAGCCCGCTCTACCACGCCTCGCGACTGAGCGAGCAGCTCGGCGTGACGGTGCTGCTCAAGCGCGAGGACCTCAACCACACGGGCGCCCACAAGATCCGCAACGTGCTCGGCCAGGCGCTGCTGACGCGGCGGATGGGGAAGAAGCGGGTCATCGCCGAGACCGGGGCTGGGCAGCACGGCGTCGCCGCGGCCACGGCGGCCGCCTACTTCGGCCTCGACTGCACGGTCTACATGGGCGAGGTCGACACCCGGCGCCAGGCGCTCAACGTGGCGCGGATGAAGCTGCTCGGCGCCACGGTGGTGCCGGTCTCCTCCGGCAGCGCCACCCTCAAGGACGCCATCAACGAGGCGCTGCGCGACTGGGTGGCGAGCGTCGACCACACCGCCTACCTCTTCGGCACCGCAGCAGGCCCGCACCCGTTCCCGAGCATGGTGCGCGACCTCTGTCGCGGGATCGGCGACGAGGCCCGGCAGCAGTGCCTCGACCAGCTCGGCCGGCTGCCCGACGCCATCGCCGCGTGCGTCGGCGGCGGGTCCAACGCCATCGGACTGTTCACGGCCTTCCTCGACGACCCCGAGGTGGCGATCCTCGGCATGGAGCCGGCCGGCGACGGCGTCGAGACCGGGCGCCACGCGGCCACCATCTCCGCCGGCGCGGCCGGCGTGCTGCACGGGGCCCGGACCTTCATCCTGCAGGACGAGGACGGCCAGACCCAGGAGTCCCACTCCATCTCCGCCGGTCTCGACTACCCGGGCGTGGGGCCCCAGCACGCCCACCTCGCCGCCAGCGGACGAGCCACCTACGTCCCGATCACCGACGCGCAGGCGATGGACGCCATGGCCCTGCTCAGCCGCACGGAGGGGATCATCCCCGCGATCGAGAGCGCGCACGCCCTCGCCGGGGCCTTCGACGTGGCCCGCCGGCTCGCCGATGAGAAGGGTCCCGAGGCCGTCGTGCTCGTCAACCTCAGTGGCCGCGGCGACAAGGACATGGGCACCGCGATCGAGTGGTTCGATCTCGACAAGCCCACCGGGGGGCCCGTCGGATGA
- the trpC gene encoding indole-3-glycerol phosphate synthase TrpC — protein MSVLDDIVAGVRDDLERRRSAVPVAELRATLADVDPPRDPMPHFRAAGSSVIAEVKRRSPSKGDLADIPDPAELARAYAAGGAAAISVLTEERRFGGSLADLRAVRAAVDTPLLRKDFIVEPYQLVEARAAGADLALLIVAALDDDDLRRLHDQARELGLTVLVEVHDEAEAERAVALEAELVGVNARNLKTLEVDPGAFARLGPLLPPDRVLVAESGISGTADVERYVAEGARVVLVGEALVRDGDPEGAVRRMTGVTP, from the coding sequence ATGTCCGTCCTCGACGACATCGTCGCCGGGGTGCGGGACGACCTCGAGCGCCGCCGCTCCGCCGTGCCGGTCGCGGAGCTCCGCGCGACCCTCGCCGACGTCGACCCGCCCCGCGACCCGATGCCGCACTTTCGGGCCGCGGGATCCAGCGTGATCGCGGAGGTCAAGCGCCGCAGCCCGAGCAAGGGCGACCTCGCCGACATCCCGGACCCGGCGGAGCTCGCGCGGGCGTACGCCGCCGGCGGTGCCGCAGCCATCAGTGTGCTCACCGAGGAGCGCCGCTTCGGTGGCAGCCTGGCCGACCTGCGGGCCGTCCGTGCCGCCGTCGACACGCCCCTGCTGCGCAAGGACTTCATCGTGGAGCCCTACCAGCTGGTGGAGGCGCGTGCGGCCGGCGCCGACCTGGCCCTGCTGATCGTGGCCGCGCTGGATGACGACGATCTCCGCCGTCTCCACGACCAGGCCCGCGAGCTCGGGCTCACCGTCCTCGTCGAGGTACACGACGAGGCCGAGGCAGAGCGCGCGGTCGCGCTCGAGGCCGAGCTCGTCGGCGTGAACGCCCGCAACCTCAAGACCCTCGAGGTCGATCCAGGAGCCTTCGCCCGCCTCGGTCCGCTGCTGCCGCCGGACCGCGTCCTGGTCGCGGAGTCCGGCATCAGCGGCACCGCCGACGTCGAGCGCTACGTCGCCGAGGGTGCGCGGGTTGTCCTCGTGGGAGAGGCTCTGGTCAGGGACGGCGACCCGGAGGGCGCCGTCCGCCGGATGACAGGAGTGACGCCATGA
- a CDS encoding HGxxPAAW family protein, translating to MSAHHGNTPAAWTGVTVAMLGFIVGAVALLQDPVSMRLFWVGCALGVGALVVFGVMAKMGLNSSDG from the coding sequence ATGTCAGCACACCACGGCAACACCCCGGCCGCCTGGACGGGCGTCACGGTGGCGATGCTCGGCTTCATCGTCGGTGCTGTCGCGCTGCTCCAGGACCCCGTCAGCATGCGGCTGTTCTGGGTCGGCTGCGCCCTCGGTGTCGGTGCGCTCGTGGTGTTCGGGGTCATGGCCAAGATGGGCCTGAACAGCTCCGACGGCTGA